A DNA window from Shewanella baltica contains the following coding sequences:
- a CDS encoding sensor histidine kinase — protein MSFFTHFFGVSWQQMQAKVRYRILILTLLPILLTLVSLVFITIYWNISYTGKQLFMKVKADLSVAENTLQQVQVRQEKQLERVVTSWTFQNDFRPLFSGKELTGEVIHRASLDAFLLEQKKQLNLDYLRLVTVAEAAADPDLRQILPKINGLLPYSGLMVLPPERLSRIDPELAVTASIPIVATLRAQSPTKTVEERGLLSRSLLPVPDMQGKVAWYLDGGILFNRDIRIVDHIRDLVYDKGTLPERSIGTVTIFLDNIRISTNVPLHFYPTGNETQGRALGSLVSEEVKEKVLTQGEQWVDRAFVFNDWFISAYAPLEDIRGQRVGMIYTGFSESPFIHNYLLNIIELGTILMLVLLVSGLLVYRGAYSLLQPIERIHHVVQAVQSGRNIRIGALGLDRDNELSNLAEQFDSMLDLLQRRNAQIQAAAEQLEMKVEERTRSLQDKTLELQRNVALLNETRQQLVTNEKLTALGELTAGIAHEINNPTAVILGNMELLRYELGDNAEVVKEEIDLVIQQVGRISTIIRSLLQYSRPGEFNAPLEMHPITPIIEEMLVLVRHSIQKQEVVLITELNASFPVQVNRPQLLQVLINLVVNAAHAMDGKGRIWVRTYDWVQQDMPIGVKIEVEDEGSGIAPEQLGRIFDPFYTTRKDGTGLGLSLSYGIIKRIGGTIEVSSTLGKGTLFTIGLYHEAKEDQQNNPYEGLHIAGNYSDMSAD, from the coding sequence GTGTCATTCTTCACTCACTTTTTTGGTGTCAGTTGGCAGCAAATGCAGGCCAAGGTGCGCTATCGCATATTAATCCTGACATTACTGCCTATTCTGCTGACACTGGTGAGTTTAGTGTTTATCACTATTTACTGGAATATCAGTTACACAGGTAAGCAGCTGTTTATGAAGGTTAAAGCTGACTTGTCTGTTGCCGAAAATACCTTGCAGCAAGTGCAAGTTCGCCAAGAAAAGCAACTCGAACGTGTGGTAACGTCTTGGACCTTTCAAAATGATTTTAGGCCACTTTTCAGTGGTAAAGAATTAACTGGTGAAGTCATCCACAGAGCCAGTCTCGACGCATTTCTCCTCGAACAGAAAAAACAACTTAACCTCGATTATCTGCGTCTCGTCACTGTCGCCGAAGCGGCCGCTGACCCTGATTTACGGCAGATCCTCCCAAAGATAAACGGGTTATTACCTTATTCCGGCTTGATGGTGTTGCCGCCCGAACGTTTATCACGCATCGACCCAGAATTAGCGGTCACAGCGAGCATCCCGATAGTCGCGACTTTGCGGGCGCAGAGCCCGACAAAAACCGTTGAAGAACGCGGTTTATTGAGCCGTAGTCTACTGCCCGTGCCTGATATGCAAGGTAAAGTGGCGTGGTATCTGGATGGCGGGATTCTATTCAATCGTGACATTCGGATTGTCGACCACATTCGTGATCTGGTGTACGACAAGGGCACCTTGCCCGAGCGCTCCATCGGCACTGTAACCATCTTCTTAGATAACATCCGTATCTCCACTAACGTGCCGCTGCACTTTTATCCGACGGGCAACGAGACGCAAGGTCGCGCGCTGGGCAGTTTAGTGTCGGAGGAAGTTAAGGAGAAAGTGTTAACCCAAGGCGAGCAATGGGTCGATCGTGCCTTCGTGTTTAACGATTGGTTTATATCCGCTTATGCTCCCTTGGAAGATATTCGTGGCCAGCGTGTTGGCATGATCTATACGGGGTTTTCTGAGTCGCCTTTTATCCATAATTATTTATTAAATATCATAGAGCTGGGCACGATTCTAATGTTGGTGCTGTTGGTGTCGGGCTTGCTGGTTTATCGCGGCGCCTATAGCTTGTTGCAGCCGATTGAGCGTATCCATCACGTGGTGCAAGCAGTACAGTCGGGGCGCAATATTCGTATTGGCGCCTTAGGGTTAGATAGGGATAACGAGTTATCGAACTTGGCCGAGCAGTTCGACAGTATGCTCGATCTGCTGCAGCGCCGAAATGCTCAGATCCAAGCGGCGGCAGAGCAGCTTGAAATGAAGGTTGAAGAACGTACCCGCAGTTTGCAGGACAAAACCTTAGAGTTGCAACGTAACGTGGCGTTACTGAATGAAACGCGTCAACAGCTCGTCACCAACGAAAAGCTCACCGCTCTGGGCGAGTTGACCGCGGGTATTGCCCACGAAATCAATAATCCGACCGCCGTTATCCTCGGCAACATGGAGTTACTGCGCTACGAACTTGGCGATAATGCGGAAGTGGTAAAAGAAGAAATTGATCTCGTTATTCAGCAGGTGGGACGGATCAGTACTATTATCCGCAGTCTGCTGCAGTACAGTCGTCCGGGCGAATTTAACGCCCCGCTAGAAATGCATCCGATTACCCCCATTATTGAAGAAATGTTGGTGTTAGTGCGGCATTCGATTCAGAAACAAGAAGTGGTATTGATCACTGAGTTAAACGCCAGTTTTCCAGTGCAGGTCAATCGACCGCAGTTACTGCAAGTCTTGATTAATCTGGTAGTAAACGCGGCGCATGCGATGGACGGTAAAGGACGTATCTGGGTGCGAACCTATGATTGGGTACAGCAAGATATGCCGATTGGCGTCAAAATCGAAGTGGAAGATGAAGGTTCTGGAATAGCACCAGAGCAGCTAGGGCGGATTTTCGACCCTTTTTACACCACGCGTAAGGATGGCACTGGTTTAGGGCTTTCGCTCAGTTACGGCATTATTAAGCGGATTGGTGGCACGATAGAAGTGAGCTCAACTTTAGGTAAAGGCACATTATTTACCATAGGCTTGTACCATGAGGCGAAGGAAGATCAGCAAAACAATCCCTATGAGGGCTTACATATTGCGGGCAACTACAGCGACATGTCTGCCGATTAG
- a CDS encoding sigma-54-dependent transcriptional regulator produces the protein MSQIDNNLKPLPSAVSVLIVDDEPGMRSFLNKALSKKFALVETAGSIEDAEQLRSRCHFDLLIVDIRLPGRSGIEWHEALDEQGRRSDIIFMTGYADMEVAITALRAGASDFIMKPFHLEQMMTAVDRCIERRLLKRENLMLRREVSIGYSSTIIGSSEAMKSVKHIIERVAPTNAVVLIQGESGTGKELVARQLHLLSGRQGPFVPVNCGSIAPELLESELFGHTAGAFTGAKGNREGLFSFASGGTIFLDEIGEMPLKMQTALLRVLEQKAIRPVGSEKEVNIDVRVIAATNRTLIDEVDAGNFRRDLYYRLNVLDILIPPLRDRPEDVVELTHHFTRQLAAELGVREIVWSHEDMVKLQQHEWPGNIRELRNMIERCILLGKPPAEYWKQQLKSESLSTSGYPLDWPLKEVEKHHVTSVVDLHSGNKSAAARDLGVSRKTLDRKYKEWFDFSGDQES, from the coding sequence ATGAGCCAGATAGATAATAACCTCAAGCCTCTTCCATCGGCAGTATCGGTACTGATTGTTGATGATGAACCCGGAATGCGCAGTTTTTTAAATAAGGCACTCTCGAAGAAATTCGCCTTAGTCGAAACAGCGGGCAGTATCGAAGATGCGGAGCAGCTACGTAGCCGCTGCCATTTCGATTTGCTGATCGTCGACATTCGCTTGCCAGGCCGCTCAGGTATCGAATGGCATGAAGCGCTAGATGAGCAGGGTCGTCGTTCGGACATCATTTTTATGACCGGCTATGCCGACATGGAAGTGGCGATTACTGCGCTGCGCGCGGGTGCATCTGACTTCATCATGAAACCTTTCCACCTTGAGCAGATGATGACAGCGGTCGATCGTTGTATCGAACGCCGCCTGCTCAAACGCGAAAACTTGATGCTGCGCCGTGAGGTTTCAATTGGTTACTCATCGACCATTATTGGCAGCAGTGAGGCCATGAAGTCGGTGAAACACATTATCGAACGTGTGGCGCCGACCAATGCGGTTGTGCTGATCCAAGGTGAGTCTGGCACGGGTAAGGAATTAGTTGCACGCCAACTACATTTACTCAGTGGACGTCAGGGACCTTTTGTCCCAGTTAACTGTGGCTCTATCGCCCCTGAATTACTCGAAAGTGAACTGTTTGGTCATACCGCAGGTGCATTTACGGGCGCCAAAGGTAATCGTGAAGGTTTATTCAGTTTTGCCTCGGGCGGGACGATTTTCCTCGATGAAATTGGCGAAATGCCACTGAAAATGCAAACGGCATTGCTCAGAGTATTAGAGCAAAAAGCGATTCGCCCAGTGGGCAGCGAGAAAGAAGTGAACATCGATGTGCGAGTGATCGCGGCCACCAACCGCACTCTGATTGATGAAGTGGATGCGGGGAATTTCCGCCGTGACTTATATTATCGACTGAATGTGCTCGATATTTTAATCCCACCATTACGTGACAGACCCGAAGATGTGGTCGAGTTAACCCATCACTTCACCCGTCAACTCGCCGCCGAATTAGGGGTTAGAGAAATAGTGTGGAGCCATGAGGACATGGTGAAGTTGCAACAACACGAGTGGCCGGGCAATATTCGTGAGCTGCGCAATATGATTGAGCGCTGTATTTTGCTGGGCAAGCCGCCTGCGGAATATTGGAAACAACAGCTGAAGAGTGAGTCTTTATCGACATCGGGTTATCCATTGGATTGGCCATTAAAAGAAGTCGAAAAACACCATGTGACCAGCGTTGTGGACTTACATTCTGGCAATAAGTCTGCCGCGGCGAGGGATTTAGGCGTTTCGCGTAAGACCTTAGATCGTAAGTATAAAGAGTGGTTTGATTTCAGCGGCGATCAGGAGTCATAG
- a CDS encoding substrate-binding domain-containing protein: protein MLNMKSHIKSLLGLVVAASMFTVLPAHSTEVIKLATTTSTENSGLLKELLPKFESESGYKVQVIATGTGKALKLGEQGDVDLVMTHAPSAEAKFVADGFGVEPRGIMENDFVVLGPKNDPAKIRDSKNAEEAFAKIAKSGVPFISRGDNSGTHIKELEVWKAASVTPDFKGYTSVGQGMGKTLLMANEMQGYTLSDRGTFVAYKTKLDLGVDFDGGKTLANPYQVILINSAKYPDLNHKGAKAFSDWLISKEGQSMINNFKVDGEQLFKATYSE, encoded by the coding sequence ATGCTAAACATGAAATCTCATATTAAGTCACTACTGGGCCTAGTTGTTGCAGCCAGTATGTTCACCGTTTTACCCGCTCACTCGACTGAAGTTATCAAATTAGCTACTACCACCAGCACTGAAAACTCAGGCCTATTAAAAGAACTGTTACCTAAGTTTGAAAGTGAATCTGGCTACAAGGTTCAAGTTATCGCCACTGGTACAGGTAAAGCCCTGAAACTGGGTGAGCAAGGTGACGTGGATTTAGTTATGACTCATGCGCCAAGTGCCGAAGCTAAATTCGTCGCCGACGGTTTTGGTGTTGAGCCCCGTGGCATCATGGAAAATGATTTCGTGGTACTGGGCCCTAAAAATGACCCAGCAAAAATCCGTGACAGCAAAAATGCCGAAGAAGCTTTCGCTAAAATAGCCAAATCAGGCGTACCTTTTATCTCTCGTGGTGACAATTCAGGCACTCACATCAAAGAGTTAGAAGTATGGAAAGCGGCAAGTGTGACACCCGATTTCAAAGGTTACACTTCAGTAGGCCAAGGCATGGGTAAAACCCTGCTAATGGCAAACGAAATGCAAGGTTACACTCTGTCTGACCGTGGTACTTTTGTAGCTTACAAAACTAAGCTAGATCTTGGTGTTGATTTCGATGGCGGCAAAACCTTAGCCAACCCATACCAAGTTATCCTGATCAACTCTGCTAAGTACCCAGATCTAAACCACAAAGGCGCTAAAGCGTTCAGTGACTGGTTGATCAGCAAAGAAGGTCAAAGCATGATCAATAACTTCAAAGTTGATGGCGAGCAATTGTTCAAGGCAACTTATAGCGAATGA
- a CDS encoding ABC transporter permease, producing MSDGWLALLQQALSLLFSLDPDVWSIISISFSVSFAALLITLVPSMVLGFVLAFAPFRGKWIVTNLVQTLQSIPTVVIGLLVYLLLTRNGPLGDLKWLFTQEGMILGQMLICAPVLIAMSQAAFTSVDRRAWETSRTLGASWCRAVWTVCRELRMPLLLAIVAAFSRILTEVGCSMMVGGNILNVTRNIPTAIALETSKGDFAQAIALGLVLLILALILNFALGGLRGKAMPRSH from the coding sequence ATGAGCGACGGCTGGCTAGCACTATTACAGCAGGCGTTAAGCCTGCTGTTTTCTTTAGACCCCGACGTTTGGTCCATCATTTCGATCTCGTTTTCGGTATCTTTCGCGGCGCTGCTCATCACGCTGGTGCCTTCTATGGTACTCGGCTTTGTGCTGGCGTTTGCGCCATTTCGCGGCAAATGGATAGTCACTAACTTAGTTCAAACTCTGCAATCCATCCCCACTGTGGTTATCGGTCTGCTGGTCTATTTACTGCTCACCCGCAATGGTCCTCTTGGCGATCTAAAATGGTTATTCACCCAAGAAGGCATGATCCTCGGGCAAATGTTGATCTGCGCGCCCGTACTGATTGCGATGAGCCAAGCCGCCTTTACTAGCGTTGACCGTAGAGCATGGGAAACCTCACGCACTTTAGGTGCCTCTTGGTGCCGCGCCGTATGGACAGTCTGCCGCGAGCTACGTATGCCCTTACTGCTGGCAATTGTCGCGGCGTTTAGTCGTATTCTGACCGAAGTGGGTTGTTCTATGATGGTCGGCGGCAATATTTTAAACGTAACCCGTAACATACCCACAGCTATCGCACTCGAAACCAGCAAAGGCGACTTCGCCCAAGCTATCGCCCTCGGGCTAGTGCTGCTAATCTTGGCCTTGATCCTCAACTTTGCCCTCGGTGGTTTACGTGGCAAAGCCATGCCAAGGAGCCATTAA
- a CDS encoding ABC transporter ATP-binding protein, translating to MTKVKLIARDLEMSFGARLLFKADALALCQGDVIYLQGDNGTGKSTLMKILAGLMAPTKGKIETVGFAQNAWWRRNPLLGKAVYLHQHPYLFDGTVEYNLTYGLNFSSETKAKAKQRITQAIEMAQLGSLLHARASNLSGGERQRLAIARAWILQPKLLMLDEPTSNMDKDSQELVLKMIQQLKHEGTGMLLSSHQNCALTSICEQQWHIEGERVTTSYQHPESLPAQESLYVIAN from the coding sequence ATGACTAAGGTCAAACTGATCGCCCGTGACTTAGAGATGTCCTTTGGTGCGCGCCTGTTATTCAAAGCGGACGCATTAGCGCTCTGCCAAGGGGATGTGATTTATCTGCAAGGCGACAACGGCACGGGTAAATCGACCTTGATGAAAATTCTTGCGGGCTTGATGGCGCCAACGAAAGGCAAAATTGAGACTGTGGGTTTTGCCCAAAATGCTTGGTGGCGACGCAATCCATTATTAGGTAAAGCAGTTTATTTGCACCAACATCCTTATTTGTTCGACGGCACAGTGGAATATAATCTCACCTATGGGCTGAATTTCAGTTCAGAAACAAAAGCCAAGGCGAAACAACGTATTACCCAAGCGATTGAGATGGCACAACTAGGATCGCTGCTACACGCCAGAGCCAGTAATCTCTCTGGCGGCGAAAGACAGCGGCTCGCCATTGCGCGCGCTTGGATCCTACAACCTAAACTGTTAATGCTCGACGAACCAACCTCCAATATGGACAAGGATTCCCAAGAGCTAGTATTAAAAATGATCCAACAACTCAAACACGAAGGCACAGGTATGTTGTTGAGTAGTCATCAGAATTGCGCGTTAACCTCCATCTGCGAACAGCAGTGGCACATAGAAGGCGAACGAGTGACGACCTCTTATCAACACCCAGAATCTTTGCCAGCACAGGAGTCTTTATATGTCATCGCAAATTGA
- the mobA gene encoding molybdenum cofactor guanylyltransferase MobA, which produces MSSQIDAVILAGGMARRMGGDDKGLVELNGEAMIKHTIDRIKPQVKEILINANRNQTRYAEFGFKVISDEHTGFLGPLAGMITAMGQTDADYLLVVPCDCPLLPTDLVPRMLAAIKAEDAEIAVASDGEYEQPVVLLLKPSLRDSMKAFLEAGERKVDFWYAKHHFVVESFADQPNAFVNVNTPEQKQRLAMEITK; this is translated from the coding sequence ATGTCATCGCAAATTGATGCCGTTATTCTCGCCGGTGGCATGGCGCGTCGCATGGGCGGCGACGATAAAGGTCTCGTCGAATTAAACGGCGAAGCCATGATTAAGCACACAATAGACAGAATAAAACCTCAGGTTAAGGAGATCCTGATCAACGCAAATCGCAACCAAACACGTTATGCTGAGTTCGGTTTTAAAGTGATAAGCGATGAACATACTGGTTTCCTCGGCCCTTTGGCGGGAATGATCACCGCAATGGGGCAAACGGATGCAGACTACTTATTGGTGGTGCCCTGCGACTGCCCACTGCTGCCAACCGACCTTGTGCCGCGTATGCTGGCAGCTATTAAGGCTGAAGATGCAGAGATCGCCGTCGCCAGTGACGGTGAATATGAGCAACCCGTCGTCTTACTGTTAAAGCCCAGCTTACGTGACTCGATGAAAGCGTTTCTTGAGGCGGGTGAGCGTAAAGTGGACTTTTGGTATGCCAAGCACCACTTTGTTGTGGAGTCTTTCGCCGACCAGCCCAATGCCTTTGTAAATGTGAATACGCCAGAACAAAAACAACGACTGGCCATGGAAATTACCAAATAG
- a CDS encoding bifunctional molybdopterin-guanine dinucleotide biosynthesis adaptor protein MobB/molybdopterin molybdotransferase MoeA, giving the protein MSNPFVNPLAIPVLGFCAYSGTGKTTLLKQLIPELNQRGLRLAVIKHAHHNFDVDIPGKDSYEMRKAGARQMLVASHVRWALMTEDARDGDPELVHLLKQIEADKVDIVLVEGFKKLALPKIELHRAAHGKPFIYTQDENILAIACCDDTQLPSDALPNELRRLDLNNVSQIADFVIEYAQNWEAPLQYPISAVDACTIGDNKNLTVSQGLAQILFHVSPVAEVEEIDLDALDNRVLASDSISPVDVPQQTNSAMDGYAFVYQDPMPATLKRVGEVLAGHQYSGTLNVGETVRIMTGATVPVGADTVQPRELAKEVDDNVSFDGRILAGQHVRLAGEDIARGQVALAKATRLSAAEQGLLASLGLNRLNVYRRPTVAVFSTGDEVSQPGEALKANCIYDSNRFTIKAMAKRLGCDVIDLGIIEDSETALEATLAKAATLADVVISSGGVSVGDADYIKTVLARLGKIDFWRISMRPGRPLAFGKIGDSLFFGLPGNPVAVMVTFQQFVQPALRKLAGEVNWQAQLFPAISDETLRSRQGRTEFIRGIYQLGKDGRLHVSSTGNQGSGMLSSMVKGNCLIIIGDDAEAVNADETVFIQPFADLL; this is encoded by the coding sequence ATGAGTAACCCCTTCGTCAATCCGCTCGCTATTCCCGTTCTCGGATTTTGTGCCTACAGTGGCACGGGGAAAACCACCTTACTCAAGCAATTGATCCCCGAACTAAATCAACGTGGTCTGCGCTTAGCCGTGATCAAACATGCGCACCATAATTTCGACGTGGATATTCCCGGCAAAGACAGTTACGAAATGCGTAAAGCCGGTGCGCGGCAAATGCTGGTCGCCTCCCACGTGCGCTGGGCGCTGATGACAGAAGATGCACGCGATGGCGATCCTGAGTTAGTCCATTTGCTCAAGCAAATCGAAGCCGACAAAGTCGATATCGTCCTCGTCGAAGGCTTTAAAAAACTCGCTTTACCTAAAATTGAATTGCACCGCGCCGCCCACGGCAAACCTTTTATCTACACCCAAGATGAAAATATCCTCGCCATCGCCTGTTGCGATGATACTCAGTTGCCAAGCGACGCACTTCCAAATGAGCTGCGCCGACTCGATCTCAACAATGTCAGCCAAATTGCCGACTTTGTCATTGAGTATGCCCAAAACTGGGAAGCGCCACTCCAATACCCGATTTCAGCCGTGGATGCCTGCACCATAGGCGACAACAAAAACCTCACCGTCAGCCAAGGTTTAGCGCAGATTCTATTCCATGTCTCCCCCGTGGCAGAGGTCGAAGAGATTGACTTAGATGCCTTAGATAACCGCGTACTGGCCAGCGACAGTATTTCTCCCGTCGACGTGCCGCAACAAACCAATTCGGCGATGGATGGCTACGCCTTTGTCTATCAAGACCCCATGCCTGCTACCTTAAAACGGGTGGGTGAGGTCCTTGCCGGTCATCAATATTCGGGCACGCTTAACGTCGGCGAAACTGTGCGAATCATGACGGGCGCGACTGTGCCCGTGGGTGCCGATACAGTGCAGCCCCGTGAACTAGCGAAAGAAGTCGACGACAATGTTAGCTTCGACGGTCGTATTCTGGCGGGTCAACACGTTCGCCTCGCGGGGGAAGATATCGCCCGAGGCCAAGTCGCCCTCGCCAAAGCCACTCGCCTAAGCGCCGCCGAACAAGGTTTACTGGCTTCACTTGGGCTCAATCGTTTGAATGTTTATCGCCGCCCAACCGTTGCCGTGTTCTCCACCGGCGATGAAGTGAGCCAACCTGGCGAAGCACTCAAAGCCAACTGCATCTATGACTCAAACCGCTTTACCATCAAAGCGATGGCGAAACGTCTTGGTTGTGATGTTATCGATTTAGGCATTATCGAAGATTCTGAAACCGCGCTCGAAGCGACGCTGGCTAAAGCCGCCACCCTTGCCGATGTTGTCATTAGCTCTGGCGGCGTGTCAGTCGGTGATGCGGATTACATTAAAACCGTACTTGCCCGCTTAGGCAAAATCGATTTTTGGCGGATTAGCATGCGTCCGGGTCGGCCACTCGCCTTTGGTAAAATCGGTGATAGCTTATTCTTCGGACTGCCGGGCAACCCAGTGGCGGTAATGGTTACTTTCCAGCAATTTGTGCAGCCCGCTTTGCGAAAATTGGCAGGTGAAGTGAACTGGCAAGCGCAGCTATTCCCCGCAATAAGTGATGAAACACTGCGAAGCCGCCAAGGCCGCACCGAATTTATTCGCGGGATTTATCAACTTGGCAAAGATGGACGCCTACACGTGAGCAGCACGGGTAACCAAGGTTCCGGAATGTTAAGTTCAATGGTCAAAGGGAATTGTCTCATCATCATAGGCGATGATGCAGAAGCCGTGAATGCAGATGAAACTGTGTTTATTCAACCCTTTGCGGATCTGCTTTAA
- the moaA gene encoding GTP 3',8-cyclase MoaA has translation MSLMVDSFGRKVEYLRLSVTDRCDFRCVYCMTEDPCFLPKDHVLHLEELAWIAQAFTELGVTKIRLTGGEPLVRTDCDQLVSLLGKLPGLTDLSMTTNGSRLTKFAKPMFAAGLKRLNISLDTLNPTLFTQLTRNGKLDRVIDGIDAAIAAGFERIKINAVILKQQNDNEVIDLVDFCRGRRLDIAFIEEMPLGEIDERKRARHCSSDEVKAIIESRYPLQLSSKRTGGPARYYTMADSPIHIGFISPHSHNFCHECNRVRVTVEGQLLLCLGNEHAVDLKSIVREFPADIERLKAAILAGINLKPKQHDFGNNQVQILRFMNATGG, from the coding sequence ATGAGTCTAATGGTGGATTCCTTTGGCCGTAAGGTCGAATATTTACGGCTCTCGGTCACCGACCGCTGCGACTTTCGCTGTGTCTATTGCATGACGGAAGATCCCTGTTTTCTGCCAAAGGACCACGTACTCCACCTCGAAGAATTAGCTTGGATTGCCCAAGCTTTTACCGAGCTTGGTGTGACTAAAATTCGCCTGACTGGCGGCGAGCCCTTAGTTCGCACCGATTGCGATCAGCTAGTGAGTCTGCTTGGCAAACTGCCTGGGCTGACAGATTTGTCCATGACCACCAATGGTTCAAGGCTGACAAAATTCGCTAAGCCCATGTTTGCTGCAGGATTAAAGCGCCTCAATATCAGCCTAGATACCTTAAACCCCACATTGTTTACCCAGTTAACACGTAACGGCAAGTTAGACAGAGTCATCGACGGTATCGATGCCGCCATTGCGGCGGGCTTTGAACGTATCAAGATTAATGCAGTGATTTTAAAACAACAGAACGATAATGAAGTCATTGATTTAGTTGATTTCTGCCGTGGTCGCCGTTTAGATATCGCCTTTATCGAAGAAATGCCACTTGGCGAAATAGATGAGCGTAAACGCGCCCGTCATTGCAGCAGTGATGAAGTCAAAGCCATCATAGAAAGCCGCTATCCGCTGCAGCTATCGAGCAAACGCACTGGCGGCCCAGCGCGGTATTACACTATGGCCGACAGCCCAATCCATATCGGTTTTATCTCACCCCACAGCCACAACTTCTGCCACGAATGCAATCGAGTACGCGTCACAGTCGAAGGCCAATTATTGCTGTGTTTGGGCAATGAGCATGCTGTTGATCTCAAAAGCATAGTCAGGGAATTTCCAGCAGATATTGAGAGACTTAAAGCCGCTATTCTCGCGGGCATTAACCTCAAGCCTAAGCAACACGACTTTGGCAATAATCAGGTACAAATTCTACGTTTTATGAACGCCACTGGCGGTTAA
- the mutM gene encoding bifunctional DNA-formamidopyrimidine glycosylase/DNA-(apurinic or apyrimidinic site) lyase, translated as MPELPEVEVTRQGIAPFLVEQTVVDLVIRNGSLRWPVPDIAKQIIGQVIRQVRRRAKYLLIDTDAGTSIVHLGMSGSLRILPHDTPVEKHDHIDLVLANGRILRFNDPRRFGAWLWCELPEEAHPLLAKLGPEPLTHAFNVAQLAAALAGKKKAIKLCLMDNHIVVGVGNIYANEALFAAGIHPEAEAGKIDIERLTVLVAEVKQILAHAIKQGGTTLKDFTNADGKPGYFAQKLHVYGRGGETCTSCGNLLSEIRLGQRTTVFCGICQTR; from the coding sequence ATGCCGGAATTACCAGAAGTTGAAGTCACCCGTCAGGGTATTGCACCCTTCCTTGTCGAGCAAACCGTGGTTGATCTTGTGATCCGCAATGGTTCGCTGCGCTGGCCAGTGCCTGACATCGCCAAACAAATTATCGGCCAAGTCATACGCCAAGTGCGTCGCCGTGCTAAGTATCTGTTAATCGACACTGATGCGGGCACTAGCATAGTGCATTTAGGCATGTCGGGGAGTTTACGGATTTTGCCCCACGATACCCCAGTGGAAAAGCATGACCATATCGACTTAGTGCTCGCCAACGGCCGCATTTTACGTTTTAACGATCCGAGACGATTCGGCGCTTGGCTATGGTGTGAACTCCCAGAAGAAGCGCATCCATTACTCGCCAAACTGGGGCCAGAGCCACTGACCCATGCCTTTAATGTCGCACAATTAGCGGCAGCTTTAGCGGGCAAGAAAAAGGCCATCAAGCTCTGCCTGATGGATAATCATATCGTGGTGGGAGTGGGTAATATTTACGCCAATGAAGCCCTGTTTGCGGCGGGCATTCATCCAGAAGCCGAAGCAGGTAAAATCGATATCGAGCGCTTGACCGTTTTAGTTGCCGAAGTGAAGCAAATCTTAGCCCACGCCATTAAGCAAGGCGGCACTACGTTGAAAGACTTTACCAATGCCGATGGCAAGCCGGGCTACTTCGCCCAAAAACTGCATGTCTATGGTCGCGGCGGTGAAACCTGCACCAGCTGCGGTAACTTATTAAGTGAAATCCGTTTAGGTCAACGCACCACAGTATTCTGTGGCATTTGCCAGACACGCTAA